From Phycodurus eques isolate BA_2022a chromosome 13, UOR_Pequ_1.1, whole genome shotgun sequence, a single genomic window includes:
- the atp1b3a gene encoding sodium/potassium-transporting ATPase subunit beta-3a isoform X1 codes for MASTEDKPANKAETSSWKDSFYNPRTGEVLGRTAGSWALILLFYLVFYCFLAGMFTLTMWVMLLTLDDNVPRYRDRVPFPGLVIRPNSLDIVFNKSEPLKYAQYVENLESFLQKDYNDTEQEKNLDCPEGKYFLQDEELEKKVCRFKRGYLSFCSGLSDTNFGYSEGRPCVLLKLNRIIGLKPIGDPYVNCTVKKENPVQMQYFPRKGRIDQMYFPYYGKKAHMNYVQPLVAVKLLLNKEDYNKELSVECRVEGSNLRNNDERDKFLGRVTFRIKVVE; via the exons ATGGCGAGCACGGAGGATAAACCGGCCAACAAGGCGGAAACGTCCAGCTGGAAGGACTCCTTCTACAACCCGAGGACCGGCGAGGTTCTGGGGCGCACGGCCGGCAGTTGGG CTCTCATCTTGTTGTTCTACTTGGTGTTCTACTGCTTTCTGGCCGGTATGTTCACCCTGACCATGTGGGTGATGCTGCTCACCCTGGATGACAACGTGCCCAGGTACAGAGACCGCGTTCCTTTCCCAG GATTGGTCATCCGTCCGAACTCTCTGGACATCGTGTTCAACAAATCCGAGCCCCTCAAGTATGCACAGTACGTGGAAAACCTGGAGTCATTCCTGCAAA AGGATTACAATGACACAGAGCAGGAGAAGAATCTGGACTGCCCCGAAGGGAAGTATTTCCTGCAGGATGAGGAACTGGAAAAGAAAGTGTGCCGCTTCAAGAGAGGCTACCTTAGCTTCTGCTCTGGCCTGTCTGACACAAACTTTGGTTACTCTGAGGGAAGACCATGCGTGCTTCTGAAACTCAACAGG ATTATTGGCCTGAAGCCTATCGGGGACCCTTACGTCAACTGCACCGTCAAA AAGGAGAACCCAGTTCAGATGCAGTATTTCCCCAGAAAGGGCCGCATTGACCAGATGTACTTCCCCTACTATGGCAAGAAAGCTCAC ATGAACTACGTTCAGCCCCTGGTTGCCGTCAAGCTGCTGCTCAACAAGGAGGACTACAACAAGGAGCTGTCGGTGGAGTGTCGGGTAGAGGGCTCTAACCTGCGCAATAACGACGAGAGGGATAAGTTCCTGGGCCGCGTCACCTTCAGGATCAAGGTggtggagtaa
- the atp1b3a gene encoding sodium/potassium-transporting ATPase subunit beta-3a isoform X2, protein MASTEDKPANKAETSSWKDSFYNPRTGEVLGRTAGSWALILLFYLVFYCFLAGMFTLTMWVMLLTLDDNVPRYRDRVPFPGLVIRPNSLDIVFNKSEPLKYAQYVENLESFLQKDYNDTEQEKNLDCPEGKYFLQDEELEKKVCRFKRGYLSFCSGLSDTNFGYSEGRPCVLLKLNRKENPVQMQYFPRKGRIDQMYFPYYGKKAHMNYVQPLVAVKLLLNKEDYNKELSVECRVEGSNLRNNDERDKFLGRVTFRIKVVE, encoded by the exons ATGGCGAGCACGGAGGATAAACCGGCCAACAAGGCGGAAACGTCCAGCTGGAAGGACTCCTTCTACAACCCGAGGACCGGCGAGGTTCTGGGGCGCACGGCCGGCAGTTGGG CTCTCATCTTGTTGTTCTACTTGGTGTTCTACTGCTTTCTGGCCGGTATGTTCACCCTGACCATGTGGGTGATGCTGCTCACCCTGGATGACAACGTGCCCAGGTACAGAGACCGCGTTCCTTTCCCAG GATTGGTCATCCGTCCGAACTCTCTGGACATCGTGTTCAACAAATCCGAGCCCCTCAAGTATGCACAGTACGTGGAAAACCTGGAGTCATTCCTGCAAA AGGATTACAATGACACAGAGCAGGAGAAGAATCTGGACTGCCCCGAAGGGAAGTATTTCCTGCAGGATGAGGAACTGGAAAAGAAAGTGTGCCGCTTCAAGAGAGGCTACCTTAGCTTCTGCTCTGGCCTGTCTGACACAAACTTTGGTTACTCTGAGGGAAGACCATGCGTGCTTCTGAAACTCAACAGG AAGGAGAACCCAGTTCAGATGCAGTATTTCCCCAGAAAGGGCCGCATTGACCAGATGTACTTCCCCTACTATGGCAAGAAAGCTCAC ATGAACTACGTTCAGCCCCTGGTTGCCGTCAAGCTGCTGCTCAACAAGGAGGACTACAACAAGGAGCTGTCGGTGGAGTGTCGGGTAGAGGGCTCTAACCTGCGCAATAACGACGAGAGGGATAAGTTCCTGGGCCGCGTCACCTTCAGGATCAAGGTggtggagtaa
- the grk7a gene encoding rhodopsin kinase grk7a, with product MCDMGGLDNLVANTAYLKAQGGDDKEMKKRRRSLSLPKVEQCAAVRSSIDKDFTSICERQPIGKMFFRQFLANNTEFKLAADFLDELYDWDLAEGAVKDKARQNIINKFCKADSKNFLSFLTGEAADKCKAVTDATFDEVMKGKVQDGVREFLMGTPFTDYQANPFFDKFLQWKEYEKQPISDKYFYEFRTLGKGGFGEVCAVQVKNTGQMYACKKLCKKRLKKKGGEKMALLEKKILEKVNSLFLVNLAYAYDTNTHLCLVMTLMNGGDLKYHIYNIGYDGNGVDKGIEMKRIVHYTAQITTGILHLHAMDIIYRDMKPENVLLDSVGQCRLSDLGLAIEIAPGKTVSQMAGTGAYMAPELLNKTPYRTSVDWWALGCSIYEMVAGYTPFKGPESKKEKVEKEEVQRRILNEEPKWEHKFFDATTKDIIQLLLKKKMDERLGIKDNLEDPRNHPWFKSINFARLEAGLVAPPWTPKPNVVYAKDTGDIAEFSEIKGIEFDAKDNKFFKEFSTGAVSIQWQQEMIETGLFDELSDPNRKEGGGDVDDEKKSGTCILL from the exons ATGTGTGACATGGGGGGTCTGGATAACCTGGTGGCCAACACGGCCTACCTCAAAGCCCAGGGTGGTGATGACAAGGAGATGAAAAAGCGCCGTCGCAGCTTGTCTCTGCCCAAGGTGGAGCAATGTGCTGCAGTGCGATCATCCATCGATAAGGACTTTACATCAATCTGTGAACGGCAGCCTAttggcaaaatgtttttccGTCAATTCCTGGCAAACAATACCGAGTTTAAGCTTGCTGCTGATTTCTTGGACGAGCTTTACGACTGGGATCTGGCTGAAGGTGCAGTAAAAGACAAGGCGCGGCAGAACATCATCAACAAGTTTTGCAAAGCTGACTCCAAGAACTTCTTGTCCTTTCTCACTGGGGAGGCCGCTGACAAATGCAAGGCTGTGACAGATGCCACCTTCGATGAGGTGATGAAAGGCAAAGTCCAAGATGGTGTGAGGGAGTTTTTGATGGGCACACCCTTCACAGATTACCAGGCCAATCCATTCTTTGATAAATTTCTCCAGTGGAAGGAGTATGAGAAGCAACCCATCAGCGACAAGTACTTCTATGAGTTCAGGACCCTGGGAAAAGGTGGTTTTGGAGAG GTATGTGCCGTCCAGGTGAAAAACACAGGCCAGATGTATGCTTGCAAGAAGTTGTGTAAAAAACGACTGAAGAAGAAGGGTGGTGAGAAGATGGCCCTTTTGGAGAAAAAGATCTTGGAGAAGGTCAACAGTCTGTTTCTGGTCAACTTGGCCTACGCTTATGACACCAATACCCACCTGTGCCTTGTTATGACCTTGATGAATGGAGGAGACCTCAAATACCACATCTACAACATTGGCTATGACGGCAATGGCGTGGACAAGGGCATCGAGATGAAGCGCATCGTCCACTACACAGCCCAAATCACCACCGGTATTCTTCACCTGCATGCCATGGATATCATTTATCGTGACATGAAGCCTGAGAACGTGTTGCTGGACAGTGTCGGCCAGTGTCGACTTTCAGATTTGGGTCTGGCCATAGAGATTGCCCCAGGAAAAACTGTCTCCCAGATG GCTGGTACTGGAGCCTACATGGCCCCGGAGCTTTTGAACAAAACTCCATACAGGACATCAGTGGACTGGTGGGCGCTGGGCTGCAGCATCTACGAGATGGTGGCCGGCTACACGCCTTTCAAAGGGCCTGAAAGTAAAAAGGAGAAGGTGGAGAAGGAGGAGGTACAACGTCGTATTCTCAATGAGGAACCCAAGTGGGAGCACAAGTTTTTCGATGCCACCACCAAAGACATCATCCAGTTGTTACTCAAGAAGAAAATGGACGAGCGTCTCGGCATTAA GGACAACCTGGAGGACCCCAGGAATCACCCGTGGTTCAAGAGCATAAACTTCGCCCGTCTGGAGGCCGGTCTGGTGGCGCCCCCGTGGACACCCAAGCCCAACGTGGTCTACGCCAAGGACACGGGCGACATCGCCGAGTTCTCCGAAATCAAAGGCATCGAGTTCGACGCCAAAGATAACAAATTCTTCAAGGAGTTCAGCACAGGCGCAGTGTCCATCCAATGGCAGCAGGAGATGATCGAAACGGGACTGTTCGACGAGCTAAGTGATCCCAACAGGAAAGAGGGTGGAGGAGATGTGGATGATGAAAAGAAGTCCGGTACTTGTATATTGCTGTGA